The Candidatus Campbellbacteria bacterium region ACAACCAACACAACCCGCACAGCCAACACAACCAACGCCACCAACACAAAGAAACAGCGGCTACAGCAACGCCGACAGCACCGACAGATTTATAGAAGCCCTGGTAACCATCCGCGAATATGATCACATACGGGGAAACAGAAACTCAGAGGTCAGCGTCATTGAATACTCTGACTTCCAATGCCCGTTTTGTGGCAGAGTTCACAACACACTTATTGAAACCGTAGAAGAATCAAACGGCAGAGTTTCGTGGGTTTATAGACACCTCCCACTAACAGAAATACACCCCACAGCAACCGCCGCATCAAGCGTCTCTGAATGCATCGCAAGAGAGAAGGGAAACGATGAATTTTGGAGATTTACTGACACACTATTTCTAAACGGAACAATATCTCTGAGTAGCAGAACACAGTTAGTAAAAGACACAGAAAGACAATTCCAAATATCAGAAACTACACTCAACCAGTGCATATCAGACCTCGCCATATCAGACCGCATAAAAGCAGACACAAACGAAGCAATACGCGCAAACATAAGAGGAACCCCCGGTCTATTATTGGTAAACCACACAACAAAAAGATACCGCTTGTTACCAGGTGCAGTTTCAAAAGAACAACTCATCAGAGCAATAGCAAGTCTATAAAACAGTCACCATGGCATCTTTAATAACACTAATGTTCGGCGCCTTTTTAGCAGGCATCGCGCTTTTTCTACTTCCTTGCACATACCCATTAATCCCCGGTTACCTTGCGATTCTATATCAAGAAGGCGACACAAAACAAAAAATGATGAAAAAAGCAGTCGCCTTTCTCGTAGGTTTTTCAATCATCATATTATTATTGTTCGGCGTATTGTCTGTCGCTGGTTTTACGATACAAGTTCTGTTCGCACCATTTCAATCATTACTTATTAAACTGGGAGGCATAATAATTATTTTCTTCGGCATACTAATCATATTTGCCGGCGCCTACCCATCATTTCTAAAAAAGACATATCATTTTGTCGGCATAAACAAACCCACAAACAATAACTCAATAACCACATCCTTTTCACTCGGCGC contains the following coding sequences:
- a CDS encoding thioredoxin domain-containing protein; its protein translation is MEEIETKQKNKKTNAFVFFVVLIVIVFLLLFYSTEVSEDIAREQPTQPAQPTQPTPPTQRNSGYSNADSTDRFIEALVTIREYDHIRGNRNSEVSVIEYSDFQCPFCGRVHNTLIETVEESNGRVSWVYRHLPLTEIHPTATAASSVSECIAREKGNDEFWRFTDTLFLNGTISLSSRTQLVKDTERQFQISETTLNQCISDLAISDRIKADTNEAIRANIRGTPGLLLVNHTTKRYRLLPGAVSKEQLIRAIASL